In the genome of Oenanthe melanoleuca isolate GR-GAL-2019-014 chromosome 4A, OMel1.0, whole genome shotgun sequence, the window AAGCAGAAAGTCCCACTCAGTGGCTTGCAATGCAGAAGCCATTAAGGACCTGAGCAAGCAGAATGAGGTTCCACTGGAGGCCAGCTCACCTTCTCTCCATTCTCTATCAGCATCCGGTCCCAGGCATTGACTTGTGTAGCTTGATGGAGGAAGTGCTTCTCTTGGTcttccagctccaggctccacTTGTTGATCAAACTCTCCAGCTGGGCATAAGTCATCACTGGGGGGGCACTGAGAGGGAGTGAGGGGCAGCACAGGACACAAGGTCAGCAAAGAGAAACACCACAACACCCACTcatttccccttcctcctccagaTCCCAGCAtggacactgcagctgctcctgccccaggcaggaaATGGTCACTGGTCACAAAACACCCACCTGGTTGTGGTGGTTGTGGTTGTGGCAGCTGTGGAGGTCACAGCTCCAATGGCACCAGTTGTAGTCAATGGCTTCAGATTCAAAGGAAAGCCAGAAGCAGAAGTagtccctgcaggaggagattCAAGTCAAGCAACAGAAGAGGACACTCCTGGTGCCTCACAAACACAGAACAGGCCCAGGGTGCACTGCCCATGGCTGTAGGAGCTGCAGTACATCTCTCTGAAGTAACAGCAGCAAATCCCACCTCTGTCAGGGAGGGAATGAAAACATCCCTAGCCCACAACCTTGTCAACAGCCTCATGTTTTACTGTTAGGGCTAATAACTATCAGCACACCCAGCTGCACTCCTGCACCTTTGCAGCAGATGAGAGAACACTTATGTTTTcacaaagagatggaaaaggatCAGAGAAAGACAAACTGTGTTGTCTTCAGTTACTCCAGGGCTTTCCAAATCATAACTGCTGTGCCTCTACCCTCACATGGCCCTTTACACTTCTACAGAGCACTGAATTCAGGCTCCTTTCTCTTCAGTGCCTTTCAGCATCTCATTCCTACCAGTGGCTGTGCTTGTTGTGGCAGCTGTTGTTCCAGGAACTTTTAATCCAAAGCCAAGTGTGCCCAGACCGGCTGTCCCAGTGGAACCAGTGGAAGTGGCACCAACTGTAGAGAGAAGACACCATTAACAGGTTACCTAAGCCATGAAATGCAGGGTCCCTTGGAaaagcccagcctgctcccagtgcagcagcagcagcagcagcagctccagcacccacagggagcagcagcagccacactgcTCCTTTACTGCCCAGGGACaaagctgcctgcagagacTCACGTGAGAGGCCCGTGGtggtggtggaggaggaggctggggctgAAGAAGTGGCCACAGATGCAAACAAGGAGGGGCCCGTGGAGCCCAGCACTgaggtggtgctggtggtggaggctgtgctggcagctgtggaTGTGACTGCAGAGACAAACAGCTCCATGTGAGCAAGCAGAGCACACTGAGCTCCCACCCACTGCAAAACAACCCTGCTGGGAGGGCGACACAAACTGCCCACACCTGGGTCTTGGGGATGTCAGCATTTTAACCTCCTTCACCTCTGATGCTCCCTCCACTCCCTCTCTTTCACCATGTGCCCCTTTAGATTCTGTCTCCTCCCTTCCATGTGCTCCCCAGACAAGCACAGACCAGAGTCTGGCATGTGGGACACAATCAGTAacacaggacaggctgtgcaATGGCTCTGGGAGCTGTCACAGATCACCACTGCCAGAGCAAACTGACAGAAACAAACGCTTCTGGTCCCTTCCCACACCACACTATATGATATTTATCTACTTCCAACAGACAAATATTGCCAGGAGGACAGCAGATTTCACAGAGCCTTGAGGAATTGTTTTCTAGAACAGCTTCCTACCTCCAAGCTTGGTTCCAAAGGACAGGGTGGGTGCCTGGCTGGTACTTGTGGTCAGCGTTGCCGTGGTTGTACTGGTGGCTGCTGTTGAAGGCAGTGCCCCAAAGGTTAGACCTGGAAGCAGGAGCAAAAGGAGAAGATGGACTTTCTTCCTACAGGCTAAAGAGCAATTGCTCCTCAGCACTGCACACCCTGGAGAGGCCAATGAGAAACACctctggctccagcccctcgCTCCATTCTGCCCCAGCAGAagccagaggctgcagagctgcactccACCCTCAGACATCCCCATGCCAAAGGctcccagcctccagctgcccccagccctgttCCCCACCTGTGGGCTGCCCCCCGAGGCTGAAGGGCGCTGCTGACGgggtggcagctcccagggtggCCGTgctggtggtggcagcagccgCAGGGGCCGTGCCAAAGGCCGGCCCTGCCGACGTTGCCTGCGGAGCCGCGGTGCCGATGCTGAAGCCGGCTGTTCCCGCCTGGCTCGTGCTGCCACTGGAGAAGGTGAAGCCTCCTGTTGTGCcagaaggagctgagctggtgctgctggtggcagcagagccaAAGGTGAAGCCAGACggggctgctgcctggctcGAGGGTGTGCTGGTTGCGGCAGGGGCACCAAAAGAAAAGCCCCCCGTGATTCCAGGAGCTgaagtggcagtgctggctccaaAGTTCACTTTTGGCGTGTTTGCCCTagggaacaaaagaaaagaagccaATCTGCTTGAGACACACATCCACTCAAGCACACAGCTGCCTTTCTCCCTGACCATTTGCTGACAACAGAAACCTCCTTTCAGAGAGATGCACACCTGGCCAGCCTTGTGTCCAGTTCTGACAACAGACTCcatccagctgctgtcacctgccaTCCCCTGTCAGGGCTCTTTCTACTGTCTCTCCCTTCATTACTTCCACCCACCGAGGCACCACAGGACATTATATGGCAGTGTATGTGAGGCTGCTCCTTCTCTCAGCTCACCATTTTCACTCCCTCTACAcaaggctgctttttttctgctcgTCCCCATTCGAGCTcccttcccacagctcccaTCTGGCAAGCTTTGacagcagcagttctgcagaACCGCTCCAGAACTCGCAGCCTTTCCTTAACGACAAATCACTCCCAAAGTGCCGAGAAAACATGCAGAGCACTCCAGATTCGGCTCAGAAAAAACACGACGTTTTATATTCGGCTGCAGAGCTTTATCATTTCTTTGTGCACGCGTCTCCACCCCGGTTCCAGACGGAACCGTGGGACATCTCCTTCCCAGCACGTGTAAGCGCTGCCCCATGAAAACATCACCGGGCCaggtggcagggctgagcactcGCCCAACGCTGCTGgaagccccagcacaggaggcaaGGCTCGCTGGTGCAGAATCCCCGCAGAGCCCTCGCCCCGCAGCCGCAGGAGCCTCCCCCGCCGCCCCTCGCTgctcccgccgcccgcgcccccgcGCCCCGGGCTCTCACCCCAGCGGGAAGGCGGCGGCtgccggggccgcgggggccGCGGGGGCCGCGCCGAAGCTGAAGCCGGAGGGCTGCGCGGCCGCGCCCGGCCTGCTGAAGGAGAAGAGCCCGGCGGGCtggccgccgcccgccgcctgCGCCGCGCTGCCGAAGCTGAAGCCgccggaggcggcggcggcgggcgcgggcgcGGAGAAGGAGAAGCCGCTGGTGGCCGCGGTggtggcggcggcgcggggcgcgcCCAGGCTGAAGGCGCtggaggcggcggcgggcgcggccgcCCCGAAGCTGAACTGGCTCAtggcgcggcggcggcggcggcgcgggccgagctgcggcgggcgcggcggcggctcgGCGACGGCGCGCGCGGCGATGGCGTCACCGCGgcgcgccccgcccgcgccTTCCCGCCCTCGGCGCCCATTGGTCAGCGCGGCCGCCACTCGCGGTGCCACGGGTTCGATTGGCTGTGGGGGCGTGAGGGGCGGGGCGTGACGGCGTTGCTGTGGGGACGGGGGACGCGGGTgagggagcggggagcgggacCGGGGTCACCGGGACAGCGGACACCGGGagaggggacaccgggacaggggTGCGGGACAGGGGATACCGGGACAGGGGTGATGGACAGGGGACACGGACAGGGGACACCGGGCCGGGGTGTCGGACGGGGAGGAGACTCCAGTCCGCGGATGTTGCACAGCGGACCCCGGGCCAGCGTTGAGGAGCTGGAGATTCCCGAGGCCGGGGATGCGGTAACGAGGATTTTTCACTGCGGTTTCCATCGCCCCcacctgctcctggagctgtccGGTCCGGAGGCGGGCGGGTGGGCCGGGAACCTACGAAGAGTTCTGCCAGCTTACCTGTGACACGGCTCTGCCCGAGGTGTTTGTAAGGCCCGAGCTGTGCTTGAAAGTAAAGGCAGCTGATCAGAAGGTCCCTTGTTGGGAAGGAAATAGCCAACAGTCCGTAGTCTGACACAGGGAGAAAAGGTTGGGTGTTACTCCCCCGGGATGGCAGGACCCGAAGGAGCAGCTCGAGCTCTCTCAGGGGatgtttaggttggatatcGGGAATGGTTCTTCCCCGAGAGCGTGGTCGGACCCTGGAACAGGATCCCCAGGGAAGTGttcacagccccaaggctggcAGGGTGTAAAGAGCATTTGGACAACGCTCCCAGGCACATGGTGTATTCAggctgtcctgcacagggccaggagctggactcacCCATCCTGGTGGGTCCCGTCCAATTCAGCATATTCTTTGATTTTATGTTCCATTTTACATGTTTTGTCATCACGCACACAGGAACTTGGCTAAACTTTTCCTTCCcaaacacacagcaggaaaaattgtGCTCTGCAGGCTGTTCCAAGCACATTTGGTTCCTGCTTCATCTGTCACTTGTTTTTTCTGCATAGGTGAGCAGTGGGGATGGACATGGACAGTGTGTTCTCAggctcctctctgcagagccttgcCAAACTGCTGCGTGATGCTCCagaagaggaggatgatgatTATGATGATGTGGTGAGCCTTTCGTACAAGTTTCTGCTTCTTTTACATATTGTGCCATAGCCTTATCTTGTTAATCAAGGAGaagcaaatctctttttctccagagcgagtaaaaacagaattaaaaccTTAGAAAGTTTTAGACTGACTGAAACAGCTCGAGGATACTTTCAGAGTAACAAGCTCTTGAGGGAGAGAATGAGCAAGATGCCCCAGGAAAACAAGGAGACATTATGAGCACAACATATGAGGGAGGTTTAGTTTTTCAGCCTGAAGGAAATGAGAACATGGAGTTGAAAGAGCTTTAGATGCTTCAGACATCCCCCTACTTTTCCCTGAACTCTGCTGGAGATGAAGGCAGTTACAACCAGATATGAGGGGAAAAATTTGCTGCTGAACTTCTGAGTAAGGACCAAAATATCCAGAGGCAACTGAGTGTATTAATTGTATATGTCAGGAATTGAAGAACTGTGGAGATAATTGATCACTGAAGTATTTTGGTGGTCGTAAAACAGGGAAAGGTGAACAATCATTCTAAGGTGCATAACCTGAGTGAATAATAAGAGAAATATCCAAATGTATTCTTCTATATCATTTCCTCTCAGGAGCaaatgaaaatcacagaatttggAGAACATGTATTATTCCTGCAACATGCAACACCTGCTTTCATCTATGTGCTTATCTTTGCTTTTATCTATTTATGTCTGTGTGCTGGGAAGAAATATTCTCAGTAGCCCCACAGATGCCAACAATGTAGAAGGCCTCTGTGAAGGCTCAAAACTTTGCCAAATCTCTCAGGATTTTGGACAGATCATATTAGGACAtggataaggaaaaaaaaaaaccaaacagataACAAAAATGGCAAATACCTTAGTGTTCCTGCAAATCACTCTTCAACAAAGAGCTGACCAGCCCAGTAGTGGCAATGCAAGTAGCATTTGGGATAAAAGGAGTGCATATCCCttgaagttttctttcagtGGTTACAGATGTGGTCCTTCACACTCTAACTATCCTCCAGCTGTTTAATGCCTGCCTTTTAAACCCTGCATTATTGCTGTACATCTCTGCAGTAAACatcctgattttaaaaagaatttgtttacatcttattaataaaataaatgacacttcagagacagaaatggaaaattgcCACGAGGGATGTCAATTAAGTCTGAGTCAATTTGGGTAAAttgaaatctttattttgatttaatttaatgcTCTGTGCATATGAGGCACTTTTATTGAACCAAGGAATCTTCATATATAGAGAAATGCCTCACATTGGCCTATTAGCACTAAATTGATTCATAATTAGAGGAAAATGTTGTTGCCACATGATCTCTACTGTAAAAAGGAATCCAAGTGCTGTGATGGGGCTTTCATGTGGCACCCTTGGTTTCCTTAATATCTTCATGGCAGGCAAAGCATGGAAATTTTGCCAAAATGCCATGGAAACCAAAACTCATAAAGCACATCTGTCTGTATTCTGGGCTTCCTGCTTAAGCCCAGTGTGTCAAGGTCACTTTCTGCTGTGTGAcagtgaagaaaagaaaatgttcagtgGTTCAGTCATGAAACTGTAGGGTAATGTTTTTTCAATTCTATCAGGGATTTGTTTGACCTTATATAACATGTTGTATTTACTGACATTATGGTTGTAACCAAGCTTGGCTCtataaaaattgatttaaatcCTCTTGCCTTTCTTTGCAGCCGTGCTGTTCTGTTGGTGCCATGACTCCTGGGAGTGTTGGACCAGCAAAGAAAGAGACCACCAGTAAGGAGGAGTATTTGTGTGTTTTGGCATTCAGTCTCACATCAGCAGACTGTAACAGCTGTAATAAGATACCACTGCAATAAAAGAATGGCCACTGATGTTTGAGATGGGCATAGCATGACAGTTCTTACAAATAAACTGTAAAATTATTCATTTCCTGAAAGCTTAACTCTAAAACAtgcaaagagaagcagaaagggTAATCCAGGGCAGCCTCCAGTGGAGATGATAACAGTTCAGAGCACAGCCTggtcaggggctgcagggatcaTAACTGAGCAGCAAAACTCCATATAAGTACTCAGGGAAGACAGTTTTGTTAAAGACTTGGCAAAGTTAATgctaagtttttttttaagctgatgCTGTCACATTATTGAGCAGTTTAGTTAAGAGCCCTAAGAAAGGCCAACAAGGGCCAGGAAAGGAAACTGTTTGCAGGAAAGGAACTGTGATGAATATATTAGATTATTTTTGCTTGGGATTCCAACAATAACCAGAAATTCTACTCTAAAAAATTTCAAGTTTCACATTTAcctgcttattaaaaaaatatttttccatgcaGGACAGATGTAAACCATGCTCTTCTGCTCATAAACTTTCATGTATCTTAAGCACCTTGTCTGAACTGTGCCCAGGAAATAATGGATTTCTATGTGAGGAGGTGGTCCTCCTGTGATTGACTCTGCTCACTGAAAATCTAATGTCAGGGGACTTGTGGAAGATTAGTATTTCATCCCTCTACACTTTACCAGTTTTTAAGTGCTAGATATTATAAGCCAGAAAGGAGGATttccatgaaataaaaattgggTAAAGCAGATTTAAGTGAAAGGAAAACATCCTCCCTCTGCAAATCCTCATTCATAAGATAGTGAGGAGAAGAAGACTGTAATCATTACCTAGAATGCTTTTAATGCAAAGATTTTTCTAAAGCCTAGAAATACTTTTCTAGGCTTTagaaatgactttttttttttttcttcctattcttGAAAAATATTCTAAGCTTTCAGAAAGCCTTAAggaacaaaaacatttcaaaatgagTCAGTGTGATTTTTCTCCTCACTTACAGGTACTTTTCAAGTGaaatctgaaaacaagaaaaccatTTGGAATACAGAGGAGGTCCCAGAAGGATCTGAATTTGATGATAGCTGGGACCCTAGAGAAAAGCCAGAGTAAGAGAGCTGAGACTGCATGTGTGGGCTTTACATAACATTAATGGAAATGAGAGTTAAACAGCATGTACAACTGAAAAGCTTGTGTCAtgcaagaagaaaggaaagatatCAGTGTTGCATCTAAGCAACATGTGAGGAATGGTTTTAATCCCTCTCTTGAAATCTTCTGATCTCAGAATACAAACTTAGTGTTGGTTTTTCCCATCATAAGTTTATGTGCAGTGTCAGTTACTTGTATAAAGTGGGATTAGGAGTGGAAGTAGGTCAGAAAAACGATTTATTAGCTTTAAAATATGCCATTTGTGTGAAATAcctgctttttcctgctgcaacTGAGATGCATCCGTTTTTCCATACTAATAAATTCATAAAGTACTCCAATgtatatttgcatttcaaagaTTTAAGCTCTTTAGAGACAAATAGTactgcaggaagaaaagctgtgtGCAGGCAATTTTGGGCTCTTAAATGCTGTCATTCAATCATAGTCTGTCAAAGCACAAAACCAGAGCCTTTTCCCTTGCCAATAGAAAAACAGTAGCAAAAATATTATTGAAATTAGGCATGTAAGTTATAGTTTGTAGAGGTCAGAAAGCCCTGAGGGTCAGTCCACAAAGcagcttttgcatttttaatcaTCTTTTCAATGCTGTGTCTTGAAGTGTTGAATGCTGGATTGTATGGAGTGCTGCCCATGAAGCTGCACATTGTACACCAGAATCTTCACTTTTTCCTGCATGTAATGTGGGGTGTCCAAATTTCCAGTTAAACACAGGACCTGAGACCCACTTAAACAGGGACTCAGCCTTTCTGAAAATGAGGATTTCAATTTCCCAGTTAAACACAGGACCTGAGACCCACCCAAACAGGGACTCAGCCTTTCTGAAAATGATTTGGAATTCACCCTCACTCACAGTTGTCCTTGAAATGGCCACCTGTCAGATACAGAACACACTCCCTTTGTATTTTGGGCACAAAGAAGCTTTTCTCTGacccttccctctgcagtgctTCTCCAGCCTCAAGCACTTGTGACCCATGTTGCACAgatgaagagaaaatataagTCTTTATAATAGTTCATCaaatgaagcaaagaaaatgtcctaaaaggaaaacagatggCTACAGAGGTGCATCCAGAGCTATTACACACATTTGTCATTGACTTAGGAATTATTATGTATGCAGATGCACACTGGAGATGTGAAACAGCTTAGACAAGTGATCCACCCCAGTAATTTTGCTGAACTTAGTAGGACTAGCATATGTTACAAATAcaaattcagttttcctttcttcGTTCATTAATTACCAAGAGCAAGGGAATATGTGATTCTACATTTTGTAGATgtgcaggagaagaaaataaatgttggcTGAATGCAAAACAACTACAATCTGGCTTTAGAGTGTTAAGCTTAGGCTGCAAGAATATGCTAAAGGACAGAATAGAACACATGTAATTGTGACATCCCTCTTTTCAAATCCATTCCCCAAGAGTTTGTGGTGTTTGACTAGTTGATAAGCAGCCTATCCACTTAGAAGCATTTCCTGATCCTGCAAAGGCTGGTTAGGGAAGCAGAGGCAGCTTGGTGAGTGCTTTGGAAGGAGGAGTCAATGATCTTCACCTATTTTCCAGCTGTCTCAGTCTTGGCTCTGACCAGAAACCCAGTGCAGATGGATTGGAGCCTTGAAGGGAGGATTTCCAGTCCTCTAAGAACCAGAGTCCCCTTTAGTCTCCTGCTCCAGTGTTATTAGGCAATGACTTCTCCTTGGCAGGTATGAGATTTCATTCAAGCAGCACGTGGGAACAGAGGATGTCTTCTTTGGGATGACTGGGAAAGACCCCTCCACTGCCTGCTGTGAAGATATAGTGGTGAGCCTGGAGCTCTGACCccttctttctgctctttctttgtccttttccaTCTCCCCATCTTTCTGAGGGACAGAATGTAAACACCAAGGAGCTTTTGTATCTCTTCAAGGACCAAGTGTGCTCAAGGGAATGAATCTGTGCAAATGCATGTGTCCCATAGAAACTTAAAGGGAATAAAATGTAGCTCTAAAATGAAGTTTCATATTtggagaggagaggggctgggaaggaaatgtttttcatcttcctgcattttttACAATGTGTGTGGGCTAGCAGGATGCTACAATGCTGACAGCCTTTAAAGTTCCAGCTATCAGTATCCATGCCTCATCATTATATAATCAAAGACCTCCCTGGTTTCTGAGCTCCAGGACAGGTAGAACTGCTGTGTTATCTTTCTAGCAGAAGCAAACTGCCCCTGCAATACACAAAGCCTGAGGCTTTTGCTGGATGTTGAGCACCTGTCAAGCACATTAGCAGCTCAGATCTGGAAGAGAATAGGATATCAATACACATCACTAAGCCATTGAAAGCAGTCATTATCACTGTCGTATTTTCTCTGATACAAATTAACTACTCAAAACGTTGCTCTTTGATACTAGCATTGAAATATTCATGAAAATGAGCTCTTCTCTGGCTTTTAGGGCAACATATGTAATCACAGCTTTACCTCTGCCCATCATTTCAGATTAAAATCAAGCTGCCAGAGACAAAATACTCGGACATCACGTTAGACATCCAGGACAAGGTTCTTGACCTTCGAACTCCCAAAAAGTAAGTGTAGCACAATTGATAGAAACACAGTTAATGTCCTGTTTGAAATGAGGTTTGGCCAAGCTTTTAACTGCAGTCTGTGTGGAAAGCAAAGCTAAAGATTGTACTATTAATTGCTAGtgagaaataaatatagaaaaaacACCCATAGGTTACAATCTGCTGGCTTTGAATCTGTGATACTGACCAGTAAAAAGCTTTAGGACAGATTTTGGCTACTTAAACAACAAGGCTTCAAGGGCTCAAAACATCTGGCAAAAAGCTGCCCAAGGTCTTGAAAGACTTACTCTAGTATTTCTAACACTATTTTGTACAAATACATATGGCTGAAGATGGTTTGAAAAGTGCAGATAAATTTTCAGTAGCTGGAAGTCAAATTATGGACATGTCCAAGCACAGATGCAGAGATGGAAATGCTACAAGGTTTCCTAAAGAtatttcctttggtttttttggttgttttttttttttgttttttttttttacagggcTATTTCAAGCCCACAAAGATAATCAAT includes:
- the LOC130253098 gene encoding nuclear pore glycoprotein p62-like, translated to MSQFSFGAAAPAAASSAFSLGAPRAAATTAATSGFSFSAPAPAAAASGGFSFGSAAQAAGGGQPAGLFSFSRPGAAAQPSGFSFGAAPAAPAAPAAAAFPLGANTPKVNFGASTATSAPGITGGFSFGAPAATSTPSSQAAAPSGFTFGSAATSSTSSAPSGTTGGFTFSSGSTSQAGTAGFSIGTAAPQATSAGPAFGTAPAAAATTSTATLGAATPSAAPFSLGGQPTGLTFGALPSTAATSTTTATLTTSTSQAPTLSFGTKLGVTSTAASTASTTSTTSVLGSTGPSLFASVATSSAPASSSTTTTGLSLGATSTGSTGTAGLGTLGFGLKVPGTTAATTSTATGTTSASGFPLNLKPLTTTGAIGAVTSTAATTTTTTTSAPPVMTYAQLESLINKWSLELEDQEKHFLHQATQVNAWDRMLIENGEKITSLHREVEKVKVDQKRLDQELDFILSQQKELEDLLTPLEESVKEQSGTIYLQHADEERERTYKLAENIDAQLKRMAQDLKDIIDHLNTSGGPADTSDPLQQICKILNAHMDSLQWIDQNSAVLQRKVEEVTKVCESRRKEQERSFRITFD
- the DNAAF6 gene encoding dynein axonemal assembly factor 6 produces the protein MDMDSVFSGSSLQSLAKLLRDAPEEEDDDYDDVPCCSVGAMTPGSVGPAKKETTSTFQVKSENKKTIWNTEEVPEGSEFDDSWDPREKPEYEISFKQHVGTEDVFFGMTGKDPSTACCEDIVIKIKLPETKYSDITLDIQDKVLDLRTPKKKLLLHLPYPVNSKEGRARFLSEEEILEVTLRVSRKFDLINFSDG